From the Chloroflexus aurantiacus J-10-fl genome, one window contains:
- the smpB gene encoding SsrA-binding protein SmpB, translating to MTATKHKHPGVVAENRKARHDYDIEETIEAGIVLSGSEIKSVRAGRVNLRGSFARVIDDEVFLYDAHIAPYEQSGKYFNHDPMRPRKLLLHRREINRLNGLVRMKGMTLVPLKVYFKGRRAKVELGVARGKKIYDKREDIARRDAARDIDRALKRARHDL from the coding sequence GTGACAGCAACAAAACACAAACACCCTGGTGTGGTCGCCGAGAACCGTAAGGCGCGCCACGATTACGATATTGAAGAGACGATTGAAGCGGGCATTGTCCTCTCCGGCAGCGAAATTAAATCGGTGCGCGCCGGACGGGTCAACTTGCGCGGCAGTTTTGCCCGTGTGATCGATGATGAAGTGTTCCTGTATGATGCCCACATTGCGCCTTACGAGCAGTCGGGCAAATACTTCAACCACGATCCGATGCGTCCGCGCAAACTGCTGCTGCACCGACGTGAAATCAACCGCCTCAATGGCCTGGTGCGCATGAAGGGGATGACCCTGGTGCCGCTGAAGGTCTATTTCAAAGGACGCCGGGCTAAAGTTGAGCTTGGTGTAGCACGTGGGAAGAAGATCTACGATAAGCGCGAGGATATTGCCCGGCGCGATGCGGCCCGTGATATTGATCGGGCCTTGAAACGGGCAAGACACGATCTGTAA
- the glpX gene encoding class II fructose-bisphosphatase: MERNLGMDLVRATEAAALRSGRWMGRGDKNSADQAAVDAMRMALNSVPMNGIVVIGEGEKDEAPMLYIGERVGNGEGEEIDVAVDPVEGTTLLAEGMPGAIAIVAVAERHSFYNWRGIPYMDKLAVGERAKGVIDINAPVAYNIRAVARTLNKQVEDVTVVVLDRPRHKDLIRQIREIGARIKLIPHGDVSAGIMTSIENPPADILMGIGGAPEAVLTAAALKCLGGEIQCKVWPRNDEERARLAELGLDPKQVLTTRDLVRGENVVVAATGITSGEFLRGVEYFGGGARTHSVVMRSRSGTVRYIEATHRWDKLMRISDMPYAR; the protein is encoded by the coding sequence ATGGAGCGTAACCTTGGGATGGATCTGGTGCGCGCAACTGAAGCTGCTGCTCTGCGCTCCGGACGCTGGATGGGTCGCGGTGATAAAAACAGCGCCGATCAGGCCGCGGTTGATGCCATGCGCATGGCGCTGAATAGCGTGCCAATGAACGGGATTGTGGTCATCGGCGAGGGGGAGAAGGACGAGGCACCGATGTTGTATATCGGTGAGCGGGTAGGAAACGGCGAAGGGGAAGAGATTGATGTAGCGGTTGATCCGGTCGAGGGTACGACCCTGCTGGCTGAGGGTATGCCCGGCGCTATCGCGATTGTTGCCGTCGCTGAACGCCATTCGTTCTATAACTGGCGCGGTATCCCGTATATGGATAAGCTGGCCGTTGGCGAACGGGCAAAGGGAGTGATTGACATCAATGCTCCGGTTGCCTACAATATCCGCGCCGTTGCCCGTACCCTCAATAAACAGGTGGAAGATGTGACGGTAGTCGTGCTCGACCGTCCACGTCATAAGGATTTGATCCGTCAAATTCGTGAGATCGGTGCTCGCATTAAGTTAATTCCCCACGGCGATGTGAGTGCCGGTATTATGACAAGTATTGAAAATCCGCCCGCAGATATTCTGATGGGAATCGGTGGTGCTCCCGAAGCGGTGTTGACTGCCGCCGCGCTGAAATGTCTGGGTGGCGAGATTCAGTGCAAGGTCTGGCCCCGCAACGATGAAGAGCGGGCGCGTCTTGCTGAACTGGGTCTTGACCCGAAACAGGTGCTGACAACCCGCGATCTGGTGCGCGGCGAAAATGTGGTTGTCGCGGCAACCGGTATCACGTCGGGAGAGTTTCTGCGTGGTGTAGAATATTTTGGTGGCGGTGCCCGCACGCACAGCGTGGTTATGCGTTCTCGTTCGGGAACGGTACGCTATATCGAGGCAACCCACCGCTGGGATAAGCTGATGCGCATCTCTGATATGCCGTATGCTCGTTAA
- a CDS encoding inorganic diphosphatase: MQNLWHDLEPGPDVPNVIHVVVEIPKGSRNKYEFDKRIGAFRLDRVLYSAVQYPGDYGFMPQTYYDDGDPLDVLVMTNLPTFPGCIVEARPLGLFRMLDKGEPDDKVLAVLQYDPFFADYHNYTALPAHYLREVEHFFTVYKDLEGSRVEPVGWESADVARERIQYSIDRYWDMRAGRVLKRA, translated from the coding sequence ATGCAGAACCTATGGCACGATCTGGAACCCGGTCCAGACGTTCCGAATGTCATTCATGTTGTAGTTGAAATTCCAAAGGGATCACGCAACAAATATGAATTTGACAAGCGGATTGGGGCATTCCGCCTTGATCGCGTGCTCTACTCTGCCGTGCAATACCCCGGCGATTACGGCTTTATGCCGCAGACGTACTACGATGATGGCGATCCGCTCGACGTGCTGGTGATGACCAACCTGCCCACCTTCCCCGGTTGTATTGTCGAAGCACGGCCACTGGGGTTGTTCCGTATGCTCGATAAGGGTGAGCCGGATGACAAAGTGCTCGCCGTGCTACAGTACGATCCCTTCTTCGCCGACTACCACAACTACACGGCACTGCCGGCGCACTATCTGCGCGAAGTCGAGCACTTCTTTACCGTTTACAAAGACCTGGAGGGCTCACGGGTCGAACCGGTCGGCTGGGAGTCGGCGGATGTGGCTCGCGAGCGGATTCAGTACTCGATAGATCGCTACTGGGATATGCGCGCCGGTCGCGTGCTCAAACGTGCCTGA
- a CDS encoding class I SAM-dependent methyltransferase: MSDRFQRMRERYLTGEIPWDHPDPPPEIIALSQELPPSRAIDLGCGTGRACVWLARAGWQVDGVDFVPEAIAMAQERVAAAGVGDRVRLFVADATNLAFLNEPYDLAIDVGCGHGFSEPELYAYLDEVRRLLKPGGLFVFFVHLSDATKPDAQMLKTRVDQNLLMTALQERFIIEQFVPGETVVMGQRGPSAWIYLRRP, encoded by the coding sequence ATGTCTGACCGTTTTCAGCGCATGCGTGAGCGTTATCTGACCGGTGAGATTCCGTGGGATCACCCCGATCCACCGCCTGAGATCATTGCGCTCAGTCAGGAGTTACCACCAAGCCGGGCTATAGACCTCGGCTGTGGCACCGGGCGCGCTTGTGTCTGGCTGGCTCGCGCAGGCTGGCAGGTTGATGGGGTCGATTTTGTCCCTGAAGCCATCGCCATGGCGCAAGAGCGCGTAGCGGCTGCCGGTGTTGGTGACCGGGTACGTCTCTTCGTGGCTGATGCCACCAATCTGGCATTTCTGAACGAACCCTACGATCTGGCGATTGATGTCGGCTGCGGCCATGGCTTTAGCGAACCGGAATTGTACGCTTATCTCGATGAAGTGCGCCGCCTCCTCAAGCCCGGCGGCCTGTTCGTGTTCTTCGTTCATCTCAGCGACGCGACAAAGCCTGATGCACAGATGCTGAAAACCAGAGTCGATCAAAACCTGCTCATGACAGCGCTCCAGGAGCGGTTTATTATCGAGCAGTTTGTCCCCGGTGAAACTGTCGTCATGGGGCAACGCGGCCCCTCAGCCTGGATCTATCTCCGCCGACCGTAA
- a CDS encoding alpha/beta hydrolase, which produces MSTVQLEWITTQPSSPRPAPPVVLVHGAWHGAWCWTEQAIPDLVARGLTVHAISLRGHGRSAPAGPLTTICDYVRDVQTVVRKLPQPPLVVGHSSGGYVVQLLMSGRCGTAPPLAGAVLLCSSPVSSPTYFLRRLRERAPMVDIRALLRREAEAVRAALFRADIAPADLERYRRQLVREPPLVTLTSMVIRPRPLRVQVPVLVIAAGCDAIFDVPAQQELAAAYRAELIVIPEAAHDLMLDPAWPLAGAAIAHFAATLHRSVPSTAR; this is translated from the coding sequence GTGAGCACTGTACAACTTGAATGGATTACGACACAGCCATCATCGCCACGACCAGCACCACCTGTCGTGCTGGTCCACGGTGCCTGGCATGGGGCCTGGTGCTGGACCGAACAAGCCATCCCTGATCTGGTAGCACGTGGCCTGACGGTACACGCGATCAGTCTTCGTGGGCATGGCCGTAGTGCGCCTGCCGGCCCGTTGACGACGATCTGTGATTATGTGCGCGATGTGCAAACGGTGGTGCGCAAACTCCCTCAACCACCGCTTGTTGTCGGCCATAGCTCTGGTGGATATGTTGTGCAATTGCTAATGAGTGGGCGTTGTGGAACAGCGCCGCCGTTGGCCGGGGCTGTGCTGCTATGCAGCTCGCCGGTGTCGAGTCCCACCTACTTTTTGCGCCGTCTGCGTGAGCGAGCACCAATGGTTGACATTCGCGCCTTGCTACGCCGGGAAGCAGAGGCGGTACGGGCTGCGCTGTTTCGAGCGGATATTGCGCCAGCCGATCTCGAACGTTACCGCCGGCAATTGGTGCGCGAACCGCCACTTGTAACCTTAACCAGCATGGTTATTCGCCCCCGCCCGCTGCGAGTGCAGGTACCGGTGTTGGTGATTGCTGCCGGGTGTGATGCCATCTTCGATGTGCCTGCTCAGCAGGAGCTGGCGGCGGCGTATCGCGCCGAACTCATCGTGATCCCTGAAGCTGCGCATGACCTGATGCTTGACCCGGCCTGGCCGCTGGCAGGTGCCGCGATTGCGCATTTTGCCGCTACCCTTCACCGATCCGTACCCTCAACTGCAAGGTAA
- a CDS encoding O-antigen ligase family protein: protein MLVNPSAQPVSLRDRIVQSPLLTAGLALVTGGIIGGVTAFGPLYAIAGLLALFVATALLVSVQAGLIAALAVATIIPFGTLPFKAIITPNFLTLVLVALNAVWFLRSLARSDAYDVRFGSLGLSLIGFLGLTLFSLVLGARGLPDPQTLHNYAKFVLGVICYFTVINCVRDRATARLIVRTLIIVGGISALIGLILWVLPDAMALQLLVALGRIGYPTSGRVLRYVEDDPNGLERAIGFGVDPNSFGGMLALVAVLTLTQLAAPRPILPRWMLAMLGGVQVLTLLLTFSRAALFGLIIAAAFLATVRYRQLWRHMLAVSILGAVLLFGLGYADEFINRVLSGVQFRDQAQQMRLDEYANAIAIIQRYPVFGIGFGQAPDLDLSAGVSSIYLAIGQRMGLVGLAVFLGLVALWFTRSLRILPALDEEASSWLLGCQGAIVAALAVGLADHYFFNIEFSHMAALFWATIGLGSAIEWLINDPQPVPSSVSVLSE from the coding sequence ATGCTCGTTAATCCTTCTGCGCAACCCGTATCGTTGCGCGACCGTATTGTTCAATCGCCTCTGCTCACCGCCGGTCTGGCCCTGGTCACCGGCGGTATTATTGGTGGTGTCACGGCCTTCGGACCGCTCTACGCCATCGCCGGTCTGCTGGCACTTTTTGTTGCCACAGCCCTGCTGGTCAGTGTCCAGGCCGGGCTGATTGCAGCGCTGGCAGTGGCGACGATCATTCCGTTCGGTACGCTGCCGTTTAAGGCGATCATTACACCCAACTTTCTGACCCTGGTGTTGGTGGCCCTGAATGCGGTCTGGTTTTTACGTAGCCTGGCCCGTTCCGATGCCTATGATGTACGCTTCGGTTCGCTCGGCCTGTCCCTGATTGGCTTTCTTGGCCTGACGCTCTTTTCACTGGTGCTCGGTGCTCGTGGCTTACCAGACCCGCAAACACTTCACAATTATGCAAAATTTGTCCTTGGTGTGATCTGCTACTTCACCGTGATCAATTGTGTGCGCGACCGCGCTACTGCCCGGTTGATCGTCCGTACCCTCATCATTGTGGGCGGTATTTCGGCACTGATCGGATTGATCCTGTGGGTGTTGCCCGACGCGATGGCCCTCCAACTGCTGGTTGCGCTAGGGCGGATCGGGTATCCGACCAGTGGCCGTGTGTTGCGGTATGTGGAAGATGATCCGAATGGGCTGGAGCGGGCCATCGGTTTCGGCGTCGATCCGAACAGCTTTGGTGGGATGCTGGCCCTGGTAGCAGTGCTCACCCTCACCCAACTGGCAGCGCCGCGCCCCATCTTGCCGCGCTGGATGCTGGCAATGCTTGGTGGCGTGCAGGTGCTGACTCTCCTGTTAACGTTTTCGCGGGCAGCCCTCTTCGGCCTGATCATTGCCGCCGCCTTTCTGGCCACTGTGCGCTACCGACAGCTCTGGCGTCATATGCTGGCAGTCAGTATTCTCGGTGCCGTGCTGCTCTTTGGGCTGGGTTATGCCGATGAGTTTATCAACCGGGTACTCTCCGGCGTCCAGTTCCGCGATCAGGCACAACAGATGCGGCTCGACGAATACGCCAATGCGATTGCGATCATTCAGCGTTATCCGGTGTTTGGCATTGGCTTCGGTCAGGCTCCCGATCTTGACCTCTCCGCCGGGGTGAGTAGCATCTACCTGGCGATTGGTCAACGGATGGGTCTGGTTGGACTGGCAGTGTTTCTTGGCCTGGTCGCGCTCTGGTTTACCCGTAGTCTGCGCATTCTGCCGGCCCTCGATGAGGAAGCATCGAGCTGGTTGTTGGGCTGCCAGGGGGCCATCGTCGCCGCACTGGCCGTCGGGCTGGCCGACCACTACTTTTTCAATATTGAGTTTAGCCACATGGCGGCTCTCTTCTGGGCTACGATTGGCCTGGGAAGTGCGATTGAATGGCTGATCAACGATCCCCAACCGGTACCGTCGTCAGTTTCTGTTCTGAGTGAGTGA
- the ybeY gene encoding rRNA maturation RNase YbeY, which translates to MIYTIEVQLDEGITADSELVERAAAAVLAAEQMPEGCEVGIRITTDDELHRLNRDFRGVDAPTDVLSFADDGHDSRFVVAPDQPRYLGDIAISYQRVLAQAAEYGHSPARELAYLTVHGVLHLLGYDHEQGPAEAARMRTREEEIMTILGLPRE; encoded by the coding sequence ATGATCTACACTATCGAAGTGCAACTGGATGAAGGTATCACCGCCGATAGCGAGCTGGTTGAACGCGCTGCGGCGGCAGTGCTGGCCGCCGAGCAGATGCCGGAAGGCTGTGAGGTTGGAATTCGCATCACCACCGATGATGAGCTTCACCGTCTGAATCGCGATTTTCGCGGGGTTGATGCGCCAACCGATGTTCTTTCGTTTGCCGATGATGGGCACGATAGCCGCTTTGTGGTCGCACCGGATCAGCCACGCTACCTCGGCGATATTGCGATCTCGTACCAGCGGGTCCTGGCCCAGGCCGCCGAGTACGGCCACAGTCCGGCTCGCGAACTGGCGTATCTGACAGTGCATGGCGTTCTGCACCTGCTCGGCTACGACCACGAGCAAGGCCCCGCTGAAGCGGCACGCATGCGTACCCGCGAAGAAGAGATCATGACTATCCTTGGTCTGCCACGCGAGTAG
- a CDS encoding ABC transporter ATP-binding protein: MNVATEPAIVVHQLSKIYEVPERDPGLLAAVRSLFRRRVRAIPAVSAVSFTIQPGEVVGFLGPNGAGKTTTLKMLTGLLHPTAGDVRVFGYIPSRREPAFLRRITLVMGNRNQLQWDLPALDSFELLRAIYRLPPAAFRATRDELIELLEVGHLVRKPVRNLSLGERMKMEIIGALLHRPQALFLDEPTLGLDVTMQRRIRAFVAEYNRRTGATVLLTSHYMADVEALCRRVIVIHHGQVLFDGPLHNLVDQFAAYRKLIVTLSESGSDLSRFGEVIDQDGLRYTLRIPKATAPAVTARILAEVPVADVTVEEPPIDDVIEQVFAVGASH; encoded by the coding sequence ATGAACGTAGCCACCGAACCGGCCATTGTTGTCCATCAATTGAGCAAAATCTACGAGGTTCCTGAGCGTGATCCGGGTTTACTGGCCGCAGTGCGTAGCCTGTTTCGGCGACGGGTGCGTGCCATCCCGGCGGTGTCCGCTGTCAGTTTCACCATTCAACCGGGTGAAGTGGTTGGATTTCTCGGTCCGAATGGGGCCGGGAAAACTACCACCCTCAAGATGCTGACCGGCCTGCTCCATCCAACCGCCGGTGATGTGCGTGTCTTCGGCTACATTCCGTCTCGCCGCGAACCGGCTTTCTTGCGCCGGATTACGCTGGTGATGGGTAATCGCAATCAGTTACAGTGGGACCTTCCGGCACTCGATTCGTTTGAGCTACTGCGGGCAATCTATCGCTTACCACCGGCAGCATTTCGGGCGACTCGTGATGAATTGATTGAGTTGCTCGAAGTTGGCCATCTGGTGCGCAAACCGGTGCGTAATCTTTCGCTCGGTGAGCGTATGAAGATGGAGATTATCGGCGCGCTGCTGCACCGTCCACAGGCATTGTTTCTCGATGAACCGACCCTCGGCCTCGACGTAACAATGCAGCGGCGGATTCGGGCGTTTGTGGCCGAATACAATCGGCGTACCGGAGCAACAGTATTGCTCACCAGTCACTATATGGCGGATGTCGAGGCTCTCTGTCGGCGGGTAATTGTGATCCATCACGGGCAAGTCCTCTTCGACGGGCCACTGCACAATCTGGTCGATCAGTTTGCTGCCTATCGCAAACTGATTGTGACCCTCAGCGAAAGTGGGAGCGATCTATCCCGCTTCGGTGAGGTGATCGATCAGGATGGCCTGCGGTACACCTTGCGCATCCCGAAAGCGACAGCTCCGGCGGTGACGGCCCGGATTCTGGCTGAAGTACCCGTTGCTGATGTGACGGTTGAGGAACCGCCGATTGATGATGTTATTGAGCAGGTGTTTGCGGTAGGTGCGAGTCATTAA
- a CDS encoding ABC transporter permease, with the protein MSGIIDFYRAAMKQAILVQFQYRAANYFYIIGMISEPIIYLVVWSVVAAAQGGTVGGYDAGAFAAYYIVWTLVRNMNIVFTPYGWEQRIRTGELSAVLLRPLHPLHYDIAFFAGWKVVVILFWLPIAAVLAWLFRPTLAPTWLEIAVFAVAIWGAFLIRMMFLWLLGLISFWTTRVAAIYELFFAFELFLSGRIAPLALFPEWARTLADWLPFRWTFGFPIEALIGQLSVAGLIGGLAMQAFWILLGLGLVLLVWRRAVQRYTAVGG; encoded by the coding sequence ATGTCTGGAATTATTGATTTTTATCGGGCCGCGATGAAACAGGCAATCCTGGTGCAATTTCAGTATCGGGCGGCCAACTATTTCTACATAATCGGCATGATCAGCGAGCCGATCATCTATCTGGTGGTCTGGAGTGTGGTTGCGGCTGCGCAGGGTGGGACGGTCGGCGGGTACGATGCCGGTGCTTTCGCCGCCTACTATATCGTCTGGACGCTGGTACGCAATATGAATATCGTCTTTACGCCATACGGTTGGGAGCAGCGGATTCGCACCGGTGAGTTGTCGGCAGTGCTCTTGCGTCCACTGCATCCATTGCACTACGACATCGCCTTTTTTGCCGGCTGGAAGGTGGTCGTCATTCTGTTCTGGTTGCCGATTGCCGCAGTGCTGGCGTGGCTCTTCCGGCCAACCCTTGCCCCAACCTGGCTTGAGATCGCAGTATTTGCCGTCGCCATCTGGGGTGCATTTCTCATCCGTATGATGTTTCTCTGGTTGCTGGGCCTGATTTCCTTCTGGACGACCCGCGTGGCGGCGATCTACGAACTCTTCTTTGCCTTTGAATTGTTTCTTTCCGGGCGCATCGCACCGCTGGCGCTCTTCCCTGAGTGGGCGCGCACACTGGCCGATTGGCTGCCATTTCGCTGGACGTTTGGTTTTCCCATCGAGGCTCTGATTGGGCAATTAAGTGTCGCCGGCTTGATCGGTGGCCTGGCGATGCAGGCATTCTGGATACTCCTCGGTTTGGGACTGGTGCTACTGGTCTGGCGTCGTGCTGTGCAACGCTACACGGCGGTTGGTGGTTAA
- a CDS encoding ABC transporter permease yields MELVRLIAIFARVGILNEMQYRVNFFFQMLESAISLATGLIGLGLVFQHTTILAGWQPAELLVVMGIYVLMSGIVQAVIQPNMLRLAQDVLEGKLDYALTKPVDSQLLVSIREWQAWRFTNVVLGLLVVGWALVSLQASVSLGQIVLFVLMLGCGVVALYAFWLILATTSFWVIQIESLINLFEGIFAAGRWPTSIYPGWLRAILTFLVPVAFAVTVPAEALTARLNSSTLALAVGVSFTLFLLARLLWRWGVRRYSGASA; encoded by the coding sequence ATGGAGCTGGTGCGCTTAATTGCCATCTTTGCCCGGGTTGGCATCCTCAACGAGATGCAATACCGGGTTAATTTCTTCTTCCAGATGCTGGAGTCGGCGATTAGTCTGGCGACCGGACTGATCGGTCTGGGGCTGGTCTTTCAACACACCACCATTCTGGCCGGTTGGCAACCGGCGGAATTGCTGGTCGTGATGGGGATTTACGTGCTGATGAGTGGCATCGTGCAGGCGGTGATTCAGCCGAATATGTTGCGGCTGGCGCAGGATGTGCTTGAGGGCAAGCTCGATTATGCCCTCACGAAACCGGTCGATAGCCAGTTGCTGGTGAGTATTCGGGAATGGCAGGCGTGGCGCTTTACCAATGTCGTATTGGGCTTGCTGGTCGTCGGATGGGCGCTCGTCTCTTTGCAGGCAAGTGTCAGTTTAGGGCAGATCGTGCTCTTTGTCCTTATGCTGGGCTGTGGGGTAGTGGCGCTCTATGCTTTCTGGCTGATTCTGGCCACGACCAGTTTTTGGGTCATTCAGATCGAAAGTTTGATCAATTTGTTTGAAGGTATTTTTGCCGCCGGACGCTGGCCGACCAGTATCTACCCTGGCTGGTTGCGCGCAATCCTGACCTTTCTGGTGCCGGTTGCGTTTGCAGTCACCGTTCCGGCAGAAGCGCTTACCGCTCGTTTGAACAGTTCAACGCTGGCGTTAGCGGTTGGCGTGAGTTTCACCCTCTTCTTGCTGGCGCGTCTGCTATGGCGATGGGGTGTCCGTCGCTATAGTGGTGCCAGTGCCTGA
- a CDS encoding NUDIX hydrolase gives MTSRRSLSHRTAYSAGGVIYRIVATQIEVALIATDRGERWGLPKGHVNRGETAEAAAVREIAEETGLEGVVERHLATIEYWFRSGHGRVHKYVDLFLLRYERGEVRPQIGEVDDARWFPLDEALQRVSFERERDVLLLARQALCDASGNAKV, from the coding sequence ATGACTTCACGCCGTTCACTTTCGCATCGCACAGCCTATTCGGCGGGCGGTGTTATTTATCGGATTGTTGCCACGCAGATCGAAGTGGCACTGATTGCAACCGATCGTGGTGAGCGTTGGGGGCTGCCCAAAGGGCACGTAAACCGGGGCGAAACCGCGGAGGCTGCGGCTGTGCGCGAAATAGCCGAAGAGACCGGGCTTGAGGGCGTTGTGGAGCGGCATCTGGCGACAATTGAGTACTGGTTTCGCTCCGGTCATGGCCGGGTCCACAAGTATGTCGATCTGTTTCTGCTCCGCTATGAACGGGGTGAGGTGCGACCACAGATCGGCGAAGTTGACGATGCTCGCTGGTTCCCGCTCGATGAAGCGCTCCAGCGGGTTTCATTCGAGCGGGAACGTGATGTGCTGTTGTTGGCCCGGCAGGCACTCTGTGATGCGAGCGGTAATGCAAAGGTATGA